From Paenibacillus sp. V4I7, one genomic window encodes:
- a CDS encoding S-layer homology domain-containing protein codes for MSKSSSNIVRFNLKNKTKDIQGGEKKVMKKSLSVILSTAMALSMFSSVAFGKTSADFTDLKDLDAATKAKFDALISAGIFDGVSETTFGLKDEMNRAQFAKVAALITGIEVNKDLKTSSFSDVKVDDAANGYALPFIEALKTAGITDGYAEGQYNPAGKVTKEQLATFLVRVLGKDAEAKAKTGTDTTVSGWAQGYVALALELKLLPAGADGKFGGQGNATRDLLLTGAYEAKAQYVSPGKVSVTEAKATGVQKVTVTFNKPVDDTKAKVALTKGTQAVTTTTVWSDDKKTATLTLTDVKITEGKYTATVSGLDATAVDKVSGEFTAENEKVTKLDFVNASEKIAQSPSVIIQVKASNQYGENASYTGGSYTAYVNGVSKNLTRNDDTGLLELDVNTKRLDGTSVDTQPEVSVLPINVFFTNSSVAVQRTFKIGIAPIVSKIQLGAVKYPNSQTALTEKDQSAEIAITRFDQYGDKASKAAFTDGAGVISSSYKATVIVTPYSFESVETNTDDLDKIKVNLKKNVEKDADFTVTVYVGSSSETAKVSVKSAKTANKIEIGSLSGVLAEGDKDKYVPIIAYDAAGNTLSADDIVANAKDGRISIQVSGATISGVTNASGTVTGIVENGENKGKLKLDEVTTAERGIVFVNAGIYTAGIQTNATQSYQVNEARKPSTVVVATAPAAKAVLGASSEFVLVVKDQYGATLDSAKSSLAGKYAVKTTVTGSTYATVVGKDSAWATRQAEYVITDDASANVALATSFKGFNKGFKFNTINNTSGEAKISVDLVEIVNSADRTKDRLIKNQTASIKTIANDSNLTYALNSVVDLYAYLDSTYKHADDVTNNYLSSLGRTLEVTAKDGSGDKVAIPSDRVIGASSSAPSVVNAVYGSAAGKVNVVGNKAGSATVTVVFKAANGEIKELTTNTINVKTDAPTVATIKAGNTGIELAYGATSSTTEAILNLTVNDSYGIEYTDAEIPKYQNVLGLLYTVTGKVGTGTVTVDQTTGAVTITGTVKEFVLKAVTSNGKSATTVVTIDQTP; via the coding sequence ATGAGTAAATCGAGCTCAAATATTGTTAGATTCAACCTAAAAAATAAAACCAAAGATATTCAAGGAGGAGAAAAAAAGGTTATGAAAAAAAGTTTATCCGTAATTCTTTCTACAGCAATGGCATTATCCATGTTTTCTTCCGTAGCATTCGGTAAAACATCTGCTGACTTCACAGATCTTAAAGATCTTGACGCAGCTACAAAAGCGAAATTCGATGCATTGATCAGCGCAGGTATTTTTGATGGAGTGAGCGAAACTACATTTGGTCTTAAAGACGAAATGAACCGCGCTCAATTCGCAAAAGTTGCAGCTTTGATCACTGGTATCGAAGTAAACAAAGATCTTAAAACTTCCAGCTTCTCTGATGTTAAAGTAGATGACGCAGCTAATGGCTACGCACTTCCTTTCATCGAAGCTTTGAAAACTGCTGGAATCACTGATGGCTATGCTGAAGGTCAATACAACCCAGCTGGTAAAGTAACAAAAGAACAACTTGCGACTTTCTTGGTTCGCGTACTAGGTAAAGATGCTGAAGCAAAAGCAAAAACAGGTACTGATACAACTGTTTCTGGCTGGGCACAAGGCTATGTAGCATTGGCTCTTGAATTGAAACTTCTTCCTGCTGGCGCTGATGGCAAATTCGGTGGTCAAGGAAACGCAACTCGCGACCTTCTTTTGACTGGTGCATACGAAGCGAAAGCTCAATATGTATCTCCTGGTAAAGTATCCGTAACTGAAGCTAAAGCAACAGGCGTTCAAAAAGTAACTGTTACTTTCAACAAACCAGTTGACGATACTAAAGCTAAAGTTGCATTGACTAAAGGAACTCAAGCAGTTACTACAACTACTGTATGGTCTGATGACAAGAAAACAGCTACTTTGACTCTTACAGATGTTAAAATTACAGAAGGTAAATATACTGCTACTGTCTCAGGTTTAGATGCGACAGCCGTTGATAAAGTAAGCGGTGAATTTACTGCTGAAAATGAAAAAGTTACAAAATTGGATTTTGTAAATGCAAGCGAGAAAATTGCTCAAAGTCCAAGTGTTATCATTCAAGTTAAAGCATCTAATCAATACGGTGAAAATGCTTCTTACACAGGCGGAAGCTACACTGCATATGTAAATGGTGTATCCAAAAACCTAACAAGAAACGATGATACTGGCCTTCTTGAACTAGATGTTAACACTAAGAGATTAGATGGAACATCTGTAGATACGCAACCAGAAGTGTCCGTTCTACCAATTAATGTATTCTTTACAAATTCATCTGTTGCTGTACAAAGAACTTTCAAAATCGGTATTGCTCCAATCGTATCCAAAATTCAGCTTGGAGCTGTGAAATATCCTAATAGCCAAACTGCTCTGACTGAAAAAGATCAATCTGCAGAAATTGCTATTACAAGATTTGACCAATATGGCGATAAAGCATCCAAAGCAGCATTCACAGATGGCGCTGGTGTAATTTCAAGCAGCTACAAAGCTACTGTAATTGTTACTCCATACTCATTCGAGTCTGTTGAAACAAATACGGATGATCTTGATAAAATCAAAGTAAACCTTAAGAAAAATGTAGAAAAAGATGCTGATTTTACAGTAACTGTATATGTGGGATCCTCCTCTGAAACTGCAAAAGTTAGCGTTAAATCTGCAAAAACAGCAAATAAAATTGAGATTGGATCTCTTTCTGGTGTACTTGCTGAAGGTGATAAAGACAAATATGTTCCAATTATCGCATATGATGCTGCTGGAAATACATTATCTGCTGATGATATCGTAGCTAATGCTAAAGACGGAAGAATTTCCATTCAAGTCTCTGGCGCGACTATTAGCGGTGTTACTAATGCATCAGGTACAGTAACGGGTATCGTTGAAAACGGCGAAAACAAAGGTAAGCTTAAGTTGGATGAAGTAACAACTGCTGAAAGAGGAATTGTGTTTGTTAACGCAGGTATCTATACTGCTGGCATCCAAACTAATGCTACGCAAAGCTACCAAGTTAATGAAGCTCGCAAACCTTCTACAGTTGTAGTAGCTACAGCTCCTGCTGCAAAAGCAGTGCTTGGTGCTTCCTCTGAGTTTGTTCTAGTGGTAAAAGATCAATACGGTGCTACTCTTGATTCTGCTAAATCAAGCTTAGCTGGAAAATATGCTGTTAAAACAACAGTAACAGGTTCCACTTATGCTACAGTTGTAGGTAAAGATAGTGCATGGGCAACTCGACAAGCTGAATATGTAATTACAGATGATGCGTCTGCTAATGTTGCTTTGGCAACATCTTTCAAAGGTTTCAACAAAGGCTTTAAGTTTAATACAATCAACAACACAAGTGGTGAAGCTAAAATTTCAGTTGATCTAGTTGAAATTGTGAATTCTGCAGATCGCACTAAAGATAGACTGATCAAAAACCAAACTGCTTCCATTAAAACAATTGCTAATGATAGCAATCTAACTTATGCATTGAATTCAGTTGTAGATCTCTATGCATACTTAGACAGCACTTATAAGCATGCTGATGACGTTACAAATAATTACTTGTCCAGTCTTGGTAGGACTCTTGAAGTAACTGCTAAAGATGGATCAGGCGATAAAGTTGCTATTCCATCCGACCGCGTAATTGGCGCAAGTTCATCTGCTCCAAGTGTTGTGAATGCAGTTTATGGTTCAGCAGCCGGTAAAGTAAATGTTGTTGGTAACAAAGCTGGTTCTGCTACAGTAACAGTAGTGTTTAAAGCAGCTAATGGTGAAATTAAAGAGCTTACGACTAATACAATCAACGTAAAAACTGATGCTCCTACGGTAGCAACAATTAAAGCTGGAAATACTGGTATTGAACTTGCATACGGTGCTACATCGTCAACTACAGAAGCTATTCTTAACTTAACAGTTAATGATAGTTATGGAATTGAGTACACTGATGCTGAGATTCCTAAATACCAAAATGTATTAGGTCTTCTTTACACTGTAACTGGTAAAGTTGGAACTGGTACTGTTACTGTAGATCAAACAACTGGTGCTGTAACTATTACTGGTACTGTTAAAGAATTCGTTCTTAAAGCAGTTACAAGCAATGGTAAATCAGCTACAACTGTAGTAACAATTGATCAAACTCCTTAA
- a CDS encoding S-layer homology domain-containing protein, with protein MKKTLSVVLTSAMALSMFSSVAFGKTSADFTDLKDLDAATKVKFDAMITAGIFDGVTETTFGLKDEMNRAQFAKVAALIMGLEVNKDLKTSTFTDVSVTDAANGYALPYIEALKTAGVTDGYAEGQYNPAGKVTKEQLATFLVRVLGQDAAAKGKTGTDTTVSGWAQGYVALALELKLLSNGTDGKFGGMTNATRDLLVTGAYEAKQQYVPAGKVSVTGAKATGVQQVTVSFNKPVDTAKATLALTKGTLAVASTVKFTEDKKSAVLTLTDYKITEGNYSVSLSGLDAAAVDKATANFTAENEKVTKIDFVNASEKIALSNHVKMKLKAVNQYGENASFIGGSYTAYVNGSTANLTRNDDTGLLELNVDTTTVGGNPSQPEVSVLPVNVFFTNSSVSVQKTFKIGTAPYVTKVELGDVSYPNNAKALMNKGEVAEIAVTRIDQYGDAIASDYTGAADMKAEVIVTPYSNDAFTIDKAVTDWGKVKVTLSKNVEKDTDFTLTTYVGSASATKTVSVKSSKVANKVEIAPYTGTIAEADTNKYITLVAYDAAGNKLSAEDIVTNAKEGRFTIQTSGATLATGTGIATVTVGGANTGIVESGEHKGQLKLATIDATERGIVFLNVGIYSSETQNNDTEQFTVQEGRKPVTITVVTDPASKAILGADSKFKLVVKDQFGETLDGRAGLLNKYALKTSVTGAAYGTIDGQDADYVYANNQEYSGNAFTGFNKGFVFNTDGDAGKMEFTAQLVEIVNPADRTKDKEIKKVTKSIETVASSTELTYALTAVSDLYAALDSSQLTTGQKDAPLTLLTGRTLEITAKDNAGNNVVIPQDRIVGVTSSDSNVLKVTFDPAGKAKLNGYKAGTANVTVTFTAANGEVKDMTTSVKVKGDAVAVASLTAGNTTKTVDNDAVPAVYDIMDLALTDNYGIEYKGTNIDGYKLLTGGLVYTVSGVTGGTVSVDQTTGAVTIGAGVTEFTLKAISNNGKTATTLVTVID; from the coding sequence ATGAAGAAAACACTATCCGTAGTTCTTACATCCGCTATGGCTCTTTCCATGTTCTCGTCCGTCGCATTTGGTAAAACATCTGCTGACTTTACAGACTTGAAAGACCTGGATGCAGCAACAAAAGTGAAATTTGATGCCATGATCACTGCTGGTATTTTTGACGGCGTGACAGAAACAACTTTCGGTCTGAAAGACGAAATGAACCGTGCACAATTCGCGAAAGTAGCGGCATTGATCATGGGTCTTGAAGTAAACAAAGACTTGAAAACATCCACATTCACTGACGTTAGTGTAACCGATGCAGCAAATGGTTATGCACTTCCTTACATCGAAGCTTTGAAAACAGCTGGCGTAACTGATGGTTATGCTGAAGGTCAATACAACCCAGCTGGTAAAGTAACAAAAGAACAACTCGCTACTTTCTTGGTTCGTGTTCTTGGTCAAGATGCAGCAGCTAAAGGCAAAACAGGTACAGACACAACGGTTTCTGGTTGGGCACAAGGCTATGTAGCTCTTGCACTTGAACTTAAACTTCTTTCCAATGGCACTGACGGTAAATTCGGCGGTATGACAAACGCAACTCGCGATCTGCTTGTGACTGGTGCATACGAAGCGAAACAACAATACGTACCAGCTGGTAAAGTATCTGTAACTGGCGCGAAAGCAACTGGCGTACAACAAGTAACTGTAAGCTTCAACAAGCCAGTAGATACAGCAAAAGCAACTCTTGCTCTAACAAAAGGTACACTTGCTGTTGCATCAACGGTTAAATTTACAGAAGATAAAAAATCAGCAGTGTTGACACTAACTGACTATAAAATTACTGAAGGCAATTATAGCGTAAGTCTTTCTGGATTAGACGCGGCAGCAGTAGATAAAGCAACTGCTAACTTTACAGCAGAAAATGAAAAAGTCACAAAAATTGATTTCGTAAATGCAAGTGAGAAAATCGCCCTTAGCAATCATGTTAAAATGAAGTTGAAAGCTGTAAATCAATATGGCGAAAATGCATCGTTCATTGGTGGCAGTTATACAGCATACGTTAACGGTTCGACAGCTAATTTGACTAGAAATGATGATACAGGGCTTCTTGAGCTAAATGTAGACACCACTACTGTTGGTGGAAATCCATCACAACCAGAAGTTAGTGTATTGCCAGTTAACGTATTTTTCACAAACTCTTCAGTATCTGTACAAAAAACATTTAAAATTGGTACTGCTCCCTATGTAACAAAAGTTGAACTAGGTGATGTGAGCTATCCAAACAATGCAAAAGCATTGATGAATAAAGGTGAAGTAGCTGAAATTGCAGTAACACGTATTGACCAATATGGAGATGCCATTGCAAGTGATTACACAGGCGCTGCAGATATGAAGGCAGAAGTAATTGTTACACCGTATAGCAATGATGCATTCACAATCGATAAAGCTGTTACAGATTGGGGTAAGGTAAAAGTAACTCTATCTAAAAATGTAGAGAAAGATACAGACTTTACTTTGACAACGTATGTAGGCAGTGCATCTGCAACAAAAACAGTAAGTGTTAAATCTTCAAAAGTAGCAAATAAAGTTGAGATTGCACCCTATACAGGGACTATCGCAGAAGCGGATACAAATAAATATATTACACTTGTAGCATATGATGCAGCTGGAAACAAACTGTCTGCTGAGGATATTGTTACGAATGCTAAAGAAGGTAGATTTACTATTCAAACATCTGGAGCTACATTGGCTACAGGTACAGGAATTGCAACAGTAACTGTTGGTGGAGCAAACACAGGTATCGTTGAAAGTGGCGAGCACAAAGGCCAACTGAAACTTGCGACAATTGACGCTACTGAAAGAGGTATTGTGTTCTTGAATGTAGGTATTTACTCTTCTGAAACTCAAAATAACGATACAGAACAATTTACAGTACAAGAAGGACGCAAGCCTGTAACAATCACAGTTGTAACAGACCCTGCTTCCAAAGCGATTTTGGGTGCTGACTCTAAATTCAAACTAGTTGTTAAAGACCAGTTCGGTGAGACATTGGATGGAAGAGCAGGTCTTCTAAACAAATATGCTTTGAAAACATCGGTAACTGGAGCGGCATACGGTACAATTGATGGTCAGGATGCAGATTATGTTTACGCAAATAATCAAGAGTACTCAGGCAATGCATTTACTGGTTTCAATAAAGGCTTTGTATTTAACACAGACGGCGATGCTGGTAAAATGGAATTTACAGCACAATTGGTTGAGATTGTAAATCCTGCCGACCGTACAAAAGATAAAGAAATTAAGAAAGTTACAAAATCCATTGAAACTGTAGCATCAAGCACAGAATTAACTTACGCATTAACAGCTGTAAGTGATCTCTACGCAGCATTAGATAGTTCCCAGTTAACAACGGGTCAAAAAGATGCTCCATTAACACTTTTAACGGGAAGAACACTTGAGATTACTGCGAAAGATAATGCAGGAAACAATGTAGTGATTCCACAAGATCGCATTGTTGGTGTAACTTCTTCTGATTCAAATGTGTTGAAAGTAACGTTTGATCCAGCTGGTAAAGCTAAGTTAAATGGTTATAAAGCAGGTACAGCTAATGTGACAGTGACCTTTACTGCTGCGAATGGTGAAGTGAAGGACATGACAACATCAGTAAAAGTTAAAGGTGACGCTGTTGCAGTGGCTTCCTTAACTGCTGGAAACACAACAAAAACAGTTGATAATGATGCAGTGCCAGCGGTTTATGACATCATGGACCTAGCGCTTACAGACAACTATGGCATTGAGTATAAAGGTACAAACATCGATGGCTACAAGCTATTGACAGGTGGTCTAGTATACACAGTGTCTGGTGTAACAGGTGGTACGGTATCTGTTGACCAAACAACAGGTGCGGTAACAATTGGAGCAGGTGTAACTGAGTTTACGTTGAAAGCAATTTCTAACAACGGAAAAACAGCTACTACACTGGTAACGGTAATCGACTAA
- a CDS encoding S-layer homology domain-containing protein, with protein MKKTLSVVLTSAMALSMFSSVAFGKTSADFTDLKDLDAATKVKFDAMITAGIFDGVTETTFGLKDEMNRAQFAKVAALIMGLEVNKDLKTSTFTDVSVTDAANGYALPYIEALKTAGVTDGYAEGQYNPAGKVTKEQLATFLVRVLGQDAAAKGKTGTDTTVSGWAQGYVALALELKLLSNGTDGKFGGMTNATRDLLVTGAYEAKQQYVPAGKVSVTGAKATGVQQVTVSFNKPVDTAKATLALTKGTLAVASTVKFTEDKKSAVLTLTDYKITEGNYSVSLSGLDAAAVDKATANFTAENEKVTKIDFVNASEKIALSNHVKMKLKAVNQYGENASFIGGSYTAYVNGSTANLTRNDDTGLLELNVDTTTVGGNPSQPEVSVLPVNVFFTNSSVSVQKTFKIGTAPYVTKVELGDVSYPNNAKALMNKGEVAEIAVTRIDQYGDAIASDYTGAADMKAEVIVTPYSNDAFTIDKAVTDWGKVKVTLSKNVEKDTDFTLTTYVGSASATKTVSVKSSKVANKVEIAPYTGTIAEADTNKYITLVAYDAAGNKLSAEDIVTNAKEGRFTIQTSGATLATGTGIATVTVGGANTGIVESGEHKGQLKLATIDATERGIVFLNVGIYSSETQNNDTEQFTVQEGRKPVTITVVTDPASKAILGADSKFKLVVKDQFGETLDGRAGLLNKYALKTSVTGAAYGTIDGQDADYVYANNQEYSGNAFTGFNKGFVFNTDGDAGKMEFTAQLVEIVNPADRTKDKEIKKVTKSIETVASSTELTYALTAVSDLYAALDSSQLTTGQKDAPLTLLTGRTLEITAKDNAGNNVVIPQDRIVGVTSSDSNVLKVTFDPAGKAKLNGYKAGTANVTVTFTAANGEVKDMTTSVKVKGDAVAVASLTAGNTTKTVDNDAVPAVYDIMDLALTDNYGIEYKGTNIDGYKLLTGGLVYTVSGVTGGTVSVDQTTGAVTIGAGVTEFTLKAISNNGKTATTLVTVID; from the coding sequence ATGAAGAAAACACTATCCGTAGTTCTTACATCCGCTATGGCTCTTTCCATGTTCTCGTCCGTCGCATTTGGTAAAACATCTGCTGACTTTACAGACTTGAAAGACCTGGATGCAGCAACAAAAGTGAAATTTGATGCCATGATCACTGCTGGTATTTTTGACGGCGTGACAGAAACAACTTTCGGTCTGAAAGACGAAATGAACCGTGCACAATTCGCGAAAGTAGCGGCATTGATCATGGGTCTTGAAGTAAACAAAGACTTGAAAACATCCACATTCACTGACGTTAGTGTAACCGATGCAGCAAATGGTTATGCACTTCCTTACATCGAAGCTTTGAAAACAGCTGGCGTAACTGATGGTTATGCTGAAGGTCAATACAACCCAGCTGGTAAAGTAACAAAAGAACAACTCGCTACTTTCTTGGTTCGTGTTCTTGGTCAAGATGCAGCAGCTAAAGGCAAAACAGGTACAGACACAACGGTTTCTGGTTGGGCACAAGGCTATGTAGCTCTTGCACTTGAACTTAAACTTCTTTCCAATGGCACTGACGGTAAATTCGGCGGTATGACAAACGCAACTCGCGATCTGCTTGTGACTGGTGCATACGAAGCGAAACAACAATACGTACCAGCTGGTAAAGTATCTGTAACTGGCGCGAAAGCAACTGGCGTACAACAAGTAACTGTAAGCTTCAACAAGCCAGTAGATACAGCAAAAGCAACTCTTGCTCTAACAAAAGGTACACTTGCTGTTGCATCAACGGTTAAATTTACAGAAGATAAAAAATCAGCAGTGTTGACACTAACTGACTATAAAATTACTGAAGGCAATTATAGCGTAAGTCTTTCTGGATTAGACGCGGCAGCAGTAGATAAAGCAACTGCTAACTTTACAGCAGAAAATGAAAAAGTCACAAAAATTGATTTCGTAAATGCAAGTGAGAAAATCGCCCTTAGCAATCATGTTAAAATGAAGTTGAAAGCTGTAAATCAATATGGCGAAAATGCATCGTTCATTGGTGGCAGTTATACAGCATACGTTAACGGTTCGACAGCTAATTTGACTAGAAATGATGATACAGGGCTTCTTGAGCTAAATGTAGACACCACTACTGTTGGTGGAAATCCATCACAACCAGAAGTTAGTGTATTGCCAGTTAACGTATTTTTCACAAACTCTTCAGTATCTGTACAAAAAACATTTAAAATTGGTACTGCTCCCTATGTAACAAAAGTTGAACTAGGTGATGTGAGCTATCCAAACAATGCAAAAGCATTGATGAATAAAGGTGAAGTAGCTGAAATTGCAGTAACACGTATTGACCAATATGGAGATGCCATTGCAAGTGATTACACAGGCGCTGCAGATATGAAGGCAGAAGTAATTGTTACACCGTATAGCAATGATGCATTCACAATCGATAAAGCTGTTACAGATTGGGGTAAGGTAAAAGTAACTCTATCTAAAAATGTAGAGAAAGATACAGACTTTACTTTGACAACGTATGTAGGCAGTGCATCTGCAACAAAAACAGTAAGTGTTAAATCTTCAAAAGTAGCAAATAAAGTTGAGATTGCACCCTATACAGGGACTATCGCAGAAGCGGATACAAATAAATATATTACACTTGTAGCATATGATGCAGCTGGAAACAAACTGTCTGCTGAGGATATTGTTACGAATGCTAAAGAAGGTAGATTTACTATTCAAACATCTGGAGCTACATTGGCTACAGGTACAGGAATTGCAACAGTAACTGTTGGTGGAGCAAACACAGGTATCGTTGAAAGTGGCGAGCACAAAGGCCAACTGAAACTTGCGACAATTGACGCTACTGAAAGAGGTATTGTGTTCTTGAATGTAGGTATTTACTCTTCTGAAACTCAAAATAACGATACAGAACAATTTACAGTACAAGAAGGACGCAAGCCTGTAACAATCACAGTTGTAACAGACCCTGCTTCCAAAGCGATTTTGGGTGCTGACTCTAAATTCAAACTAGTTGTTAAAGACCAGTTCGGTGAGACATTGGATGGAAGAGCAGGTCTTCTAAACAAATATGCTTTGAAAACATCGGTAACTGGAGCGGCATACGGTACAATTGATGGTCAGGATGCAGATTATGTTTACGCAAATAATCAAGAGTACTCAGGCAATGCATTTACTGGTTTCAATAAAGGCTTTGTATTTAACACAGACGGCGATGCTGGTAAAATGGAATTTACAGCACAATTGGTTGAGATTGTAAATCCTGCCGACCGTACAAAAGATAAAGAAATTAAGAAAGTTACAAAATCCATTGAAACTGTAGCATCAAGCACAGAATTAACTTACGCATTAACAGCTGTAAGTGATCTCTACGCAGCATTAGATAGTTCCCAGTTAACAACGGGTCAAAAAGATGCTCCATTAACACTTTTAACGGGAAGAACACTTGAGATTACTGCGAAAGATAATGCAGGAAACAATGTAGTGATTCCACAAGATCGCATTGTTGGTGTAACTTCTTCTGATTCAAATGTGTTGAAAGTAACGTTTGATCCAGCTGGTAAAGCTAAGTTAAATGGTTATAAAGCAGGTACAGCTAATGTGACAGTGACCTTTACTGCTGCGAATGGTGAAGTGAAGGACATGACAACATCAGTAAAAGTTAAAGGTGACGCTGTTGCAGTGGCTTCCTTAACTGCTGGAAACACAACAAAAACAGTTGATAATGATGCAGTGCCAGCGGTTTATGACATCATGGACCTAGCGCTTACAGACAACTATGGCATTGAGTATAAAGGTACAAACATCGATGGCTACAAGCTATTGACAGGTGGTCTAGTATACACAGTGTCTGGTGTAACAGGTGGCACGGTATCTGTTGACCAAACAACAGGTGCGGTAACAATTGGAGCAGGTGTAACTGAGTTTACGTTGAAAGCAATTTCTAACAACGGAAAAACAGCTACTACACTGGTAACGGTAATCGATTAA